From the Thamnophis elegans isolate rThaEle1 chromosome 16, rThaEle1.pri, whole genome shotgun sequence genome, the window tcttcttagaaacctccaacGTTGGAACACCTACGACCTCTGCAGGCAAGTctttccactgatgaattgttctccctgtcaggaaatttctccttagttctagatacTCAATGTTACGCCCTTAAAATTAGTAAAGTATTTAAAAAGAATTCTACTGGctgaggttgttgttgttgtcatttcAGAGTGAAAGAACGCAACCTATTGTTCAGGACGACCAACATGGATTATGGAGCCAAACCTCCAACAGTGCACGAGATGCCGGTCAGTATTGAGATCTGAATATTATGGTAGCCAATTCCTCTTCAGGAAACCCATGAATTGGTTCAGCAAGGGAATAAAGCAGCTTTTAATGCATTTGATTAGCATGGCATGCAAGCAGGTCCCCACAATTTGGCACACCTCAAATTCTCTAGTCTTCTTTCAGCTTAATTTAGTTTTATTtggccatagttccccatctcTGGTGTCAAAGAATATAACTTCGGcattaaggaggaggaggaggaacgtgGTGGCCCTTGAATTAACTCTGACACAATATTGACTAGGCTGAGACTACCTCCCCTTGTTCAGTCTCAACATGTTTCTAAACATTTGCAAGCGGGTCGGTCCTCTTCCACGGAGGTCTCCATTTTATCTCCAGTGGGTGCATTGGGCTGAGGGGCAGTGGCCAGCCAAAGTCCTCCAGGggtgttgtggccctccagcagctgaatcggaggaggaggaggaggcgtgggagggtcagcatcagggcaacctgggagctccgagggggaagagggaatggagctggcagagagagaaagcggcagagcctgggccatccatcagctcTCAGATGAAGAGTCAACAGCcctcaggtctggaggtggctgatgaggaagaggaggaacaactgGGGCCAGTGCCTGATACACAGAAggcaggagaggagagcagtggaaatctatgggccgatccttgggacggaagagccaccgctgctagcgaagccccgcCCTACCTCTGGGGatgaaaggcagggggcagagatgaataggtgtggcagacaactattcatcttccagacAGGCGGACTTGTTAGCTTTTTGTTGGGCCTGCCGGCACCCCTAATAAGGTaatcttttgagttcacatcagagggtttgtcatgtttggggagctggggcAGAACAAGTGGCTTGTTCATGTGGCTGAAGGGAGATTTGCATCTTGGCCTCCCAGTCTCTCTAACTTCCCACTTACCCATCCAGATCCTTTCAGGCAAAGCTCAACCCTCCCAAATTGGGGATTAATCAGCCTATGAACGCAAGGTCTTAATACTTGGGTGGGAATTCCAGCTGACCCTTTGGGGATTCTGGCACCTGCCATGAGGCCAACGTAGTCGTCGTGATGCTCCAGGTCAGAGGTCAGCAAccagtggctctggagccgcatgtggctctttcatccctctgctgcggcttccTGACACTtgaaatatgtgtcacaactgccaatgtgtggCATCCACCGGCACGCAATTTTATTAAGCTTTTTGACCCCCAGtagattttgtggctcccggtgttttcttttctgtgggaaacagatccaaatggctctttgagtgtttaaggttgctgacccctccTCCAGGTGATTTGAATGGCCTCTTCTCTGATGACTAAAGATTGCCCTCATCTTTTTGACTCTCCGCAGACCAGTTTCCATGTCAGTCCACATTCCTTCTCTGACCGCCTCATCACCTTCGGCATGTACAGGAACTATGGCATCAACACCGCCATGGAAAAAAGCTACGTGACTGGTCCCGACAACTTCATCACTTTCCTGGATACCCGCAACTTCCACCCCAGTTAC encodes:
- the C16H9orf116 gene encoding UPF0691 protein C9orf116 homolog, which codes for MAEEPNPEATAAALRSADESRLAQRTSDQYRVSHDLPARFNHPGWFRGYRVKERNLLFRTTNMDYGAKPPTVHEMPTSFHVSPHSFSDRLITFGMYRNYGINTAMEKSYVTGPDNFITFLDTRNFHPSYRTKGPSLSE